A genomic region of Vespa crabro chromosome 19, iyVesCrab1.2, whole genome shotgun sequence contains the following coding sequences:
- the LOC124430886 gene encoding protein ATP6V1FNB-like, with protein MCDNRCQLFHRENYKKEEFLRMKWFLKNQQKLIDNLGIAKSTAQIKIKRIEKESPKKDKIEPKISKKYMPTWRPPNIDGSVNIDIMKPIEPEIRDILYEKGIESFICSDNYFRKRLQKLPEDRFYFPDCTNWLYGWRLNDYNLPPISKFGAKSVIQAQFYQRTASCLQRDPDWYRNCQTNNPKNFNDLLTY; from the exons atgtgTGATAATCGGTGTCAGTTATTTCACAGAGAGAAttacaagaaagaagaattctTACGTATGAAATGGTTTTTAAAGAATCAACagaaattaatagataatttaGGTATTGCAAAGAGTACAGcacaaattaaaataaaaagaatagaaaaagaatcaccaaaaaaagataagatcgAGCCCAAA ataagtaaaaaatacATGCCGACATGGAGACCACCTAATATTGATGGTTctgtaaatattgatataatgaaACCAATTGAGCCAGAAATACGTGACATTCTTTATGAAAAAGGAATTGAAAGTTTTATTTGCagtgataattattttcgtaaaag ATTACAGAAATTGCCGGaagatcgtttttattttcccgATTGTACAAATTGGCTTTATGGATGGCGtcttaatgattataatttacCTCCTATTAGTAAATTTGGTGCCAAATCTGTTATACAGGCTCAATTTTATCAACGGACTGCATCTTGTCTACAGCGAGACCCAGATTGGTATCGTAATTGTCAAACAAATAATccaaaaaatttcaatgatttgttGACTTATTAA
- the LOC124430836 gene encoding probable cyclin-dependent serine/threonine-protein kinase DDB_G0292550 isoform X2: MNLCNENKTRKHAYVCPMLTYNGCNGVTTETDNGSPAESFLSAEGELAEEPGDSPGTPRDTEEEATLSDEFYSHDTDEEEEQGRRRRDRANSLDGISSSGNGQLGSPTLRIGNVGVRKLFTNSRERWRQQNVSGAFAELRKLVPTHPPDKKLSKNEILRMAIRYIRLLSNVLEWQNAQDRNGLVHMQDGVRVKCEGHFNNNNNNNNNNNNNNNNNNNNNNNNNNNNNNNNNNNNNSNSNNNNNNNNNNNNNNNNGIQKSNSYQTKCPINLTKQEKQINENALQSYRVHYLGQQQRQHPVGHHGACDKNGNNLLMIVPAVSLNELSASSVDKHMDSSNVISQGHHHSVNHSLGSNLIRSSLSCSSSSSSSSSSSSSSSSSSSSSSSSSSSSSSSSSSSSSSSSSSSLSSSSSTVSNRVNNFSKSQQINYNVSSTNGSLVTNGNSSSVGQKRLFKVERQDDEQSGIGRECRSSSITEPPIQVRKRVKVTFAKDTTGNFRQDFRHVERK; encoded by the exons ATGAATTTgtgtaatgaaaataaaacgagaaagcacgcgtatgtgtgt CCGATGTTGACATACAATGGATGTAACGGTGTAACAACGGAAACGGACAATGGTTCTCCTGctgaatcatttttatcagCTGAAGGAGAACTTGCCGAAGAGCCGGGGGATTCGCCGGGTACTCCGAGAGATACCGAGGAAGAGGCAACCCTTTCCGATGAATTTTATTCCCACGACAccgacgaggaagaagaacagGGAAGACGTAGGAGAGACCGTGCGAATTcc CTAGACGGCATTTCATCTTCCGGTAACGGTCAATTAGGCTCGCCCACACTTCGGATAGGCAACGTTGGTGTTAGGAAATTATTTACGAACAGTCGTGAACGATGGAGACAACAGAATGTCAGCGGAGCTTTCGCTGAACTTCGAAAGCTTGTTCCTACTCATCCTCCGGATAAAAAGTTGTCGAAGAATGAGATTTTAAGAATGGCTATACG aTACATAAGATTGCTAAGTAACGTTCTTGAGTGGCAGAATGCTCAAGATCGAAACGGACTGGTCCATATGCAAGATGGTGTCAGAGTAAAATGTGAGGGACActttaacaacaacaacaacaacaacaacaacaacaacaacaacaacaacaacaacaacaacaacaacaacaacaacaacaacaacaacaacaacaacaacaacaacaacaacaacagcaacagcaacaataataataataacaataacaacaacaacaataataataacaacggtaTTCAAAAGTCCAATTCTTATCAAACAAAGTGCCCGATTAATTTAACGAAACAAGAGAAACAGATCAACGAGAACGCCCTCCAATCATATAGAGTCCATTATCTTGGCCAACAACAGAGACAACATCCTGTCGGTCATCATGGCGCCTGTGATAAGAATGGGAACAACTTGCTAATGATCGTACCAGCTGTATCGTTAAACGAATTGTCGGCCTCTTCGGTTGATAAACACATGGATTCCTCGAATGTTATTTCTCAAGGTCACCATCATTCGGTTAATCATTCTTTAGGCTCTAATCTGATTCGTTCTTCGTTATCTTgttcgtcgtcatcatcatcatcatcatcatcatcatcatcatcatcatcatcgtcctcgtcatcctcgtcgtcgtcgtcatcgtcgtcgtcgtcatcatcgtcgtcatcgtcgtcgtcgtcgtcatcgtcgttgtcgtcgtcttcaTCGACCGTTTCCAACAGagtcaataatttttcaaaatctcaACAAATCAATTACAACGTATCCTCTACGAATGGCTCCTTAGTAACTAATGGAAATAGTTCGAGTGTTGGACAAAAGAGATTATTTAAAGTCGAGAGACAAGACGACGAACAATCTGGCATTGGTAGAGAGTGTAGATCGTCGTCAATCACCGAACCTCCAATTCAAGTGCGGAAGAGAGTTAAGGTTACTTTTGCCAAAGATACAACGGGAAATTTTCGGCAGGATTTTAGACACGTCGAAAGAAAGTGA
- the LOC124430836 gene encoding probable cyclin-dependent serine/threonine-protein kinase DDB_G0292550 isoform X1 — translation MNLCNENKTRKHAYVCVCPMLTYNGCNGVTTETDNGSPAESFLSAEGELAEEPGDSPGTPRDTEEEATLSDEFYSHDTDEEEEQGRRRRDRANSLDGISSSGNGQLGSPTLRIGNVGVRKLFTNSRERWRQQNVSGAFAELRKLVPTHPPDKKLSKNEILRMAIRYIRLLSNVLEWQNAQDRNGLVHMQDGVRVKCEGHFNNNNNNNNNNNNNNNNNNNNNNNNNNNNNNNNNNNNNSNSNNNNNNNNNNNNNNNNGIQKSNSYQTKCPINLTKQEKQINENALQSYRVHYLGQQQRQHPVGHHGACDKNGNNLLMIVPAVSLNELSASSVDKHMDSSNVISQGHHHSVNHSLGSNLIRSSLSCSSSSSSSSSSSSSSSSSSSSSSSSSSSSSSSSSSSSSSSSSSSLSSSSSTVSNRVNNFSKSQQINYNVSSTNGSLVTNGNSSSVGQKRLFKVERQDDEQSGIGRECRSSSITEPPIQVRKRVKVTFAKDTTGNFRQDFRHVERK, via the exons ATGAATTTgtgtaatgaaaataaaacgagaaagcacgcgtatgtgtgtgtatgt CCGATGTTGACATACAATGGATGTAACGGTGTAACAACGGAAACGGACAATGGTTCTCCTGctgaatcatttttatcagCTGAAGGAGAACTTGCCGAAGAGCCGGGGGATTCGCCGGGTACTCCGAGAGATACCGAGGAAGAGGCAACCCTTTCCGATGAATTTTATTCCCACGACAccgacgaggaagaagaacagGGAAGACGTAGGAGAGACCGTGCGAATTcc CTAGACGGCATTTCATCTTCCGGTAACGGTCAATTAGGCTCGCCCACACTTCGGATAGGCAACGTTGGTGTTAGGAAATTATTTACGAACAGTCGTGAACGATGGAGACAACAGAATGTCAGCGGAGCTTTCGCTGAACTTCGAAAGCTTGTTCCTACTCATCCTCCGGATAAAAAGTTGTCGAAGAATGAGATTTTAAGAATGGCTATACG aTACATAAGATTGCTAAGTAACGTTCTTGAGTGGCAGAATGCTCAAGATCGAAACGGACTGGTCCATATGCAAGATGGTGTCAGAGTAAAATGTGAGGGACActttaacaacaacaacaacaacaacaacaacaacaacaacaacaacaacaacaacaacaacaacaacaacaacaacaacaacaacaacaacaacaacaacaacaacaacaacaacagcaacagcaacaataataataataacaataacaacaacaacaataataataacaacggtaTTCAAAAGTCCAATTCTTATCAAACAAAGTGCCCGATTAATTTAACGAAACAAGAGAAACAGATCAACGAGAACGCCCTCCAATCATATAGAGTCCATTATCTTGGCCAACAACAGAGACAACATCCTGTCGGTCATCATGGCGCCTGTGATAAGAATGGGAACAACTTGCTAATGATCGTACCAGCTGTATCGTTAAACGAATTGTCGGCCTCTTCGGTTGATAAACACATGGATTCCTCGAATGTTATTTCTCAAGGTCACCATCATTCGGTTAATCATTCTTTAGGCTCTAATCTGATTCGTTCTTCGTTATCTTgttcgtcgtcatcatcatcatcatcatcatcatcatcatcatcatcatcatcgtcctcgtcatcctcgtcgtcgtcgtcatcgtcgtcgtcgtcatcatcgtcgtcatcgtcgtcgtcgtcgtcatcgtcgttgtcgtcgtcttcaTCGACCGTTTCCAACAGagtcaataatttttcaaaatctcaACAAATCAATTACAACGTATCCTCTACGAATGGCTCCTTAGTAACTAATGGAAATAGTTCGAGTGTTGGACAAAAGAGATTATTTAAAGTCGAGAGACAAGACGACGAACAATCTGGCATTGGTAGAGAGTGTAGATCGTCGTCAATCACCGAACCTCCAATTCAAGTGCGGAAGAGAGTTAAGGTTACTTTTGCCAAAGATACAACGGGAAATTTTCGGCAGGATTTTAGACACGTCGAAAGAAAGTGA
- the LOC124430836 gene encoding myb-like protein I isoform X4 — protein MLTYNGCNGVTTETDNGSPAESFLSAEGELAEEPGDSPGTPRDTEEEATLSDEFYSHDTDEEEEQGRRRRDRANSLDGISSSGNGQLGSPTLRIGNVGVRKLFTNSRERWRQQNVSGAFAELRKLVPTHPPDKKLSKNEILRMAIRYIRLLSNVLEWQNAQDRNGLVHMQDGVRVKCEGHFNNNNNNNNNNNNNNNNNNNNNNNNNNNNNNNNNNNNNSNSNNNNNNNNNNNNNNNNGIQKSNSYQTKCPINLTKQEKQINENALQSYRVHYLGQQQRQHPVGHHGACDKNGNNLLMIVPAVSLNELSASSVDKHMDSSNVISQGHHHSVNHSLGSNLIRSSLSCSSSSSSSSSSSSSSSSSSSSSSSSSSSSSSSSSSSSSSSSSSSLSSSSSTVSNRVNNFSKSQQINYNVSSTNGSLVTNGNSSSVGQKRLFKVERQDDEQSGIGRECRSSSITEPPIQVRKRVKVTFAKDTTGNFRQDFRHVERK, from the exons ATGTTGACATACAATGGATGTAACGGTGTAACAACGGAAACGGACAATGGTTCTCCTGctgaatcatttttatcagCTGAAGGAGAACTTGCCGAAGAGCCGGGGGATTCGCCGGGTACTCCGAGAGATACCGAGGAAGAGGCAACCCTTTCCGATGAATTTTATTCCCACGACAccgacgaggaagaagaacagGGAAGACGTAGGAGAGACCGTGCGAATTcc CTAGACGGCATTTCATCTTCCGGTAACGGTCAATTAGGCTCGCCCACACTTCGGATAGGCAACGTTGGTGTTAGGAAATTATTTACGAACAGTCGTGAACGATGGAGACAACAGAATGTCAGCGGAGCTTTCGCTGAACTTCGAAAGCTTGTTCCTACTCATCCTCCGGATAAAAAGTTGTCGAAGAATGAGATTTTAAGAATGGCTATACG aTACATAAGATTGCTAAGTAACGTTCTTGAGTGGCAGAATGCTCAAGATCGAAACGGACTGGTCCATATGCAAGATGGTGTCAGAGTAAAATGTGAGGGACActttaacaacaacaacaacaacaacaacaacaacaacaacaacaacaacaacaacaacaacaacaacaacaacaacaacaacaacaacaacaacaacaacaacaacaacaacaacagcaacagcaacaataataataataacaataacaacaacaacaataataataacaacggtaTTCAAAAGTCCAATTCTTATCAAACAAAGTGCCCGATTAATTTAACGAAACAAGAGAAACAGATCAACGAGAACGCCCTCCAATCATATAGAGTCCATTATCTTGGCCAACAACAGAGACAACATCCTGTCGGTCATCATGGCGCCTGTGATAAGAATGGGAACAACTTGCTAATGATCGTACCAGCTGTATCGTTAAACGAATTGTCGGCCTCTTCGGTTGATAAACACATGGATTCCTCGAATGTTATTTCTCAAGGTCACCATCATTCGGTTAATCATTCTTTAGGCTCTAATCTGATTCGTTCTTCGTTATCTTgttcgtcgtcatcatcatcatcatcatcatcatcatcatcatcatcatcatcgtcctcgtcatcctcgtcgtcgtcgtcatcgtcgtcgtcgtcatcatcgtcgtcatcgtcgtcgtcgtcgtcatcgtcgttgtcgtcgtcttcaTCGACCGTTTCCAACAGagtcaataatttttcaaaatctcaACAAATCAATTACAACGTATCCTCTACGAATGGCTCCTTAGTAACTAATGGAAATAGTTCGAGTGTTGGACAAAAGAGATTATTTAAAGTCGAGAGACAAGACGACGAACAATCTGGCATTGGTAGAGAGTGTAGATCGTCGTCAATCACCGAACCTCCAATTCAAGTGCGGAAGAGAGTTAAGGTTACTTTTGCCAAAGATACAACGGGAAATTTTCGGCAGGATTTTAGACACGTCGAAAGAAAGTGA
- the LOC124430887 gene encoding uncharacterized protein LOC124430887 — protein sequence MMWQKYINTIECDMQKELQIELTKVIIKCNKEIQKAVVQQRINMTQHMLRKIRNEMSYMVTDLYEEFEQTRRSHIENIIADVNEILRKEHMKNNRKIEKLKKEKMESLYVQKVKLETKNIANVMYMLCLERLHSNLEKQKIQNNFQNKFSNLENIILDLKKMLNTAEETVKRYQSNNELLKEKFDKINQEFHKFVTFVFNTVPKQAEFVLPSESIYSQQMNQTLNEKLDKYNTICQNLLLEKQN from the exons ATGATGtggcaaaaatatattaataccaTAGAGTGTGATATGCAGAAAGAATTACAg ATTGAACTTACgaaagttattattaaatgcaatAAAGAGATACAGAAAGCAGTGGTACAACAACGTATAAATATGACACAACATATGTTAAGAAAAATACGTAATGAAATGTCTTATATGGTAACAGATCTTTATGAAGAATTTGAGCAAACTCGCAGATcacatatagaaaatataatagcaGATGTTAATGAGATTTTAAG GAAGGAACATAtgaaaaacaatagaaaaatagaaaaattgaaaaaggaaaaaatggaatCATTATATGTTCAAAAAGTAAAACTTGAGACAAAAAATATAGCTAATGTTATGTACATGCTTTGCCTTGAAAGATTACATTCTAAtctagaaaaacaaaaaatacaaaataatttccaG aaCAAATTCAGTAATTTGGAAAACATTATTTtggatttaaagaaaatgttaaatacgGCCGAAGAAACTGTTAAAAGATATCAAAGCAATAATGAAttgttaaaagagaaatttgatAAGATTAACCAAGAAtttcataagtttgtcactttTGTATTTAATACCGTACCAAAGCAGGCTGAGTTTGTATTACCTTCAGAATCTATTTATTCGCAACAAATGAATCAgactttaaatgaaaaattagataaatataatacaatttgtCAGAATCTATtgttagaaaaacaaaattga
- the LOC124430884 gene encoding mitoferrin-2 isoform X2, with translation MQSLIPGPGGGGGVGNVLLRMMRQEGLLRPFRGMGAMVAGAGPAHALYFSCYEFLKDKFMSSKPHSQFNHLVYGAAGCVSTILHDGVMNPAEVIKQRLQMYNSPYRNVISCIKLIYKREGVYAFYRSYTTQLAMNVPFQSIHFIAYEFVQSMTNPDHSYSPQAHMISGALAGAIAAGLTTPLDVCKTLLNTQQDGIKARGMIDAVKKVYRLGGVRGFYRGMNARVLYQMPATAICWTSYEFFKYILRSKQEDGLSKDIDENSLSGINQNQLPTSRSSTFQGTGLYFQNNAHTGVLIKARS, from the exons ATGCAGTCACTGATACCAGGCCCAGGTGGGGGAGGAGGAGTAGGAAATGTACTCCTTCGAATGATGCGTCAGGAGGGTTTGTTAAGGCCATTTCGAGGCATGGGAGCAATGGTTGCAGGAGCTGGACCAGCACatgctttatatttttcttgctatgaatttttgaaagataaatttatGAGCTCAAAGCCACACTCACAATTTAATCATTTGGTCTATGGTGCAGCTGGCTGTGTGTCAACAATTCTTCATGATGGTGTTATGAATCCAGCAGAAG TGATTAAACAACGGTTGCAAATGTATAATTCTCCTTATAGAAATGTTATCAGCTGCataaaacttatatataaacgagAAGGTGTATATGCGTTCTACAGAAGTTACACAACTCAGCTTGCTATGAATGTGCCTTTCCAAAGCATTCATTTTATTGCTTACGAATTTGTACAATCTATGACAAATCCAGATCATTCTTATAGTCCGCAAGCACATATGATTTctg GTGCTTTGGCTGGAGCCATAGCAGCTGGATTGACGACACCATTGGATGTCTGTAAAACGTTATTGAATACACAACAGGATGGTATAAAAGCAAGAGGTATGATCGATGCTGTTAAAAAAGTTTATAGGTTGGGAGGTGTACGAGGATTTTATCGTGGGATGAATGCGCGTGTTCTTTATCAAATGCCAGCCACTGCTATCTGTTGGACGTC ATACGAattttttaagtatatattacGAAGCAAACAAGAAGATGGACTTAGCAAAGATATAGATGAAAATTCTTTAAGTGGTATAAATCAAAATCAACTTCCTACCTCCAGAAGTAGTACTTTCCAAGGAACAGGATTATACTTTCAAAATAATGCTCATACAGGTGTATTAATAAAAGCAAGAAGTTAG
- the LOC124430884 gene encoding mitoferrin-1 isoform X1, whose translation MNIEDYESLPTTSVGVNMTAGAFAGIMEHCIMYPVDSVKTRMQSLIPGPGGGGGVGNVLLRMMRQEGLLRPFRGMGAMVAGAGPAHALYFSCYEFLKDKFMSSKPHSQFNHLVYGAAGCVSTILHDGVMNPAEVIKQRLQMYNSPYRNVISCIKLIYKREGVYAFYRSYTTQLAMNVPFQSIHFIAYEFVQSMTNPDHSYSPQAHMISGALAGAIAAGLTTPLDVCKTLLNTQQDGIKARGMIDAVKKVYRLGGVRGFYRGMNARVLYQMPATAICWTSYEFFKYILRSKQEDGLSKDIDENSLSGINQNQLPTSRSSTFQGTGLYFQNNAHTGVLIKARS comes from the exons ATGAATATTGAAGATTACGAGAGTTTGCCCACTACATCGGTGGGTGTTAATATGACGGCCGGTGCTTTTGCTGGAATCATGGAACACTGTATAATGTATCCAGTTGACAGTGTCAAG ACAAGAATGCAGTCACTGATACCAGGCCCAGGTGGGGGAGGAGGAGTAGGAAATGTACTCCTTCGAATGATGCGTCAGGAGGGTTTGTTAAGGCCATTTCGAGGCATGGGAGCAATGGTTGCAGGAGCTGGACCAGCACatgctttatatttttcttgctatgaatttttgaaagataaatttatGAGCTCAAAGCCACACTCACAATTTAATCATTTGGTCTATGGTGCAGCTGGCTGTGTGTCAACAATTCTTCATGATGGTGTTATGAATCCAGCAGAAG TGATTAAACAACGGTTGCAAATGTATAATTCTCCTTATAGAAATGTTATCAGCTGCataaaacttatatataaacgagAAGGTGTATATGCGTTCTACAGAAGTTACACAACTCAGCTTGCTATGAATGTGCCTTTCCAAAGCATTCATTTTATTGCTTACGAATTTGTACAATCTATGACAAATCCAGATCATTCTTATAGTCCGCAAGCACATATGATTTctg GTGCTTTGGCTGGAGCCATAGCAGCTGGATTGACGACACCATTGGATGTCTGTAAAACGTTATTGAATACACAACAGGATGGTATAAAAGCAAGAGGTATGATCGATGCTGTTAAAAAAGTTTATAGGTTGGGAGGTGTACGAGGATTTTATCGTGGGATGAATGCGCGTGTTCTTTATCAAATGCCAGCCACTGCTATCTGTTGGACGTC ATACGAattttttaagtatatattacGAAGCAAACAAGAAGATGGACTTAGCAAAGATATAGATGAAAATTCTTTAAGTGGTATAAATCAAAATCAACTTCCTACCTCCAGAAGTAGTACTTTCCAAGGAACAGGATTATACTTTCAAAATAATGCTCATACAGGTGTATTAATAAAAGCAAGAAGTTAG
- the LOC124430836 gene encoding myb-like protein I isoform X3, giving the protein MPMLTYNGCNGVTTETDNGSPAESFLSAEGELAEEPGDSPGTPRDTEEEATLSDEFYSHDTDEEEEQGRRRRDRANSLDGISSSGNGQLGSPTLRIGNVGVRKLFTNSRERWRQQNVSGAFAELRKLVPTHPPDKKLSKNEILRMAIRYIRLLSNVLEWQNAQDRNGLVHMQDGVRVKCEGHFNNNNNNNNNNNNNNNNNNNNNNNNNNNNNNNNNNNNNSNSNNNNNNNNNNNNNNNNGIQKSNSYQTKCPINLTKQEKQINENALQSYRVHYLGQQQRQHPVGHHGACDKNGNNLLMIVPAVSLNELSASSVDKHMDSSNVISQGHHHSVNHSLGSNLIRSSLSCSSSSSSSSSSSSSSSSSSSSSSSSSSSSSSSSSSSSSSSSSSSLSSSSSTVSNRVNNFSKSQQINYNVSSTNGSLVTNGNSSSVGQKRLFKVERQDDEQSGIGRECRSSSITEPPIQVRKRVKVTFAKDTTGNFRQDFRHVERK; this is encoded by the exons ATG CCGATGTTGACATACAATGGATGTAACGGTGTAACAACGGAAACGGACAATGGTTCTCCTGctgaatcatttttatcagCTGAAGGAGAACTTGCCGAAGAGCCGGGGGATTCGCCGGGTACTCCGAGAGATACCGAGGAAGAGGCAACCCTTTCCGATGAATTTTATTCCCACGACAccgacgaggaagaagaacagGGAAGACGTAGGAGAGACCGTGCGAATTcc CTAGACGGCATTTCATCTTCCGGTAACGGTCAATTAGGCTCGCCCACACTTCGGATAGGCAACGTTGGTGTTAGGAAATTATTTACGAACAGTCGTGAACGATGGAGACAACAGAATGTCAGCGGAGCTTTCGCTGAACTTCGAAAGCTTGTTCCTACTCATCCTCCGGATAAAAAGTTGTCGAAGAATGAGATTTTAAGAATGGCTATACG aTACATAAGATTGCTAAGTAACGTTCTTGAGTGGCAGAATGCTCAAGATCGAAACGGACTGGTCCATATGCAAGATGGTGTCAGAGTAAAATGTGAGGGACActttaacaacaacaacaacaacaacaacaacaacaacaacaacaacaacaacaacaacaacaacaacaacaacaacaacaacaacaacaacaacaacaacaacaacaacaacaacagcaacagcaacaataataataataacaataacaacaacaacaataataataacaacggtaTTCAAAAGTCCAATTCTTATCAAACAAAGTGCCCGATTAATTTAACGAAACAAGAGAAACAGATCAACGAGAACGCCCTCCAATCATATAGAGTCCATTATCTTGGCCAACAACAGAGACAACATCCTGTCGGTCATCATGGCGCCTGTGATAAGAATGGGAACAACTTGCTAATGATCGTACCAGCTGTATCGTTAAACGAATTGTCGGCCTCTTCGGTTGATAAACACATGGATTCCTCGAATGTTATTTCTCAAGGTCACCATCATTCGGTTAATCATTCTTTAGGCTCTAATCTGATTCGTTCTTCGTTATCTTgttcgtcgtcatcatcatcatcatcatcatcatcatcatcatcatcatcatcgtcctcgtcatcctcgtcgtcgtcgtcatcgtcgtcgtcgtcatcatcgtcgtcatcgtcgtcgtcgtcgtcatcgtcgttgtcgtcgtcttcaTCGACCGTTTCCAACAGagtcaataatttttcaaaatctcaACAAATCAATTACAACGTATCCTCTACGAATGGCTCCTTAGTAACTAATGGAAATAGTTCGAGTGTTGGACAAAAGAGATTATTTAAAGTCGAGAGACAAGACGACGAACAATCTGGCATTGGTAGAGAGTGTAGATCGTCGTCAATCACCGAACCTCCAATTCAAGTGCGGAAGAGAGTTAAGGTTACTTTTGCCAAAGATACAACGGGAAATTTTCGGCAGGATTTTAGACACGTCGAAAGAAAGTGA